One Halarcobacter ebronensis genomic window carries:
- a CDS encoding HIT family protein — translation MTIYKNDLINIQIEKSEIPWLKIFTNREYKEFSQCPSDVKEQILRALDVIEKEMLEYFNPEKINIASFGNYVAHVHFHIMARFKEDSYFPESMWGIKQREAELNLPSFDEFYKKISKILQKL, via the coding sequence ATGACAATATATAAAAATGATTTAATAAATATCCAAATAGAAAAAAGCGAAATCCCTTGGTTAAAAATATTTACTAATAGAGAGTATAAAGAGTTTAGTCAGTGTCCAAGTGATGTAAAAGAGCAAATATTAAGAGCTTTAGATGTTATTGAAAAAGAGATGCTTGAATACTTTAATCCTGAAAAAATAAATATTGCATCTTTTGGTAACTATGTTGCCCATGTACATTTTCATATTATGGCAAGATTTAAAGAGGATTCATATTTCCCTGAATCAATGTGGGGAATAAAACAAAGGGAAGCAGAGTTAAATCTTCCCTCTTTTGATGAGTTTTATAAAAAAATCTCTAAAATTCTTCAAAAACTTTAA
- the rpmJ gene encoding 50S ribosomal protein L36: MKVRASVKKMCDKCKVIKRRGIVRVICENKKHKQRQG; this comes from the coding sequence ATGAAAGTTAGAGCTTCAGTAAAGAAAATGTGTGATAAATGTAAAGTTATCAAAAGAAGAGGTATCGTAAGAGTAATCTGCGAAAACAAAAAACATAAACAGAGACAAGGATAA
- the rpsM gene encoding 30S ribosomal protein S13 — protein MARIAGVDLPNKKRMEYALTYIYGIGLHNSRLILDAVGIDYNKRAHELTEDEAAAIRKEIQEHYMVEGDLRKKVAMDIKSLMDLGSYRGLRHRKSLPCRGQKTKTNARTRKGKKKTVGAATK, from the coding sequence ATGGCTAGGATTGCAGGTGTTGATTTACCAAATAAAAAAAGAATGGAGTATGCATTAACATACATCTATGGTATTGGTTTACATAATTCTAGACTTATCTTAGATGCTGTTGGAATTGATTACAACAAAAGAGCACATGAGTTAACAGAAGATGAAGCAGCAGCTATTAGAAAAGAGATTCAAGAACACTATATGGTGGAAGGGGATCTTAGAAAAAAAGTTGCTATGGATATTAAATCACTTATGGATTTAGGTTCATACAGAGGTTTAAGACACAGAAAAAGTTTACCTTGTAGAGGGCAAAAAACTAAAACAAATGCACGTACTAGAAAAGGTAAAAAGAAAACTGTTGGTGCAGCAACTAAATAA
- the rpsK gene encoding 30S ribosomal protein S11, whose product MAKRKVTRKKVVKKNIADGIVHIAASFNNTMVTVTDNAGNAIAWSSAGNLGFKGSKKSTPFAAQQAVEDAMNKAKEHGIKNVGIKIQGPGSGRDTAVKSVGSIEGITVKWFKDVTPLPHNGCRPPKRRRV is encoded by the coding sequence ATGGCAAAAAGAAAAGTAACTAGAAAAAAAGTAGTAAAAAAGAATATTGCTGACGGTATCGTACATATAGCAGCATCATTCAATAACACAATGGTAACTGTTACTGACAATGCAGGTAATGCAATCGCATGGTCAAGTGCAGGAAACTTAGGGTTTAAAGGTTCTAAAAAATCTACTCCATTTGCAGCTCAACAAGCAGTTGAAGATGCAATGAACAAAGCAAAAGAGCACGGTATTAAAAACGTTGGGATTAAAATCCAAGGACCAGGTTCAGGTAGAGACACAGCAGTAAAATCTGTTGGATCAATTGAAGGTATTACAGTAAAATGGTTTAAAGATGTTACACCATTACCGCACAACGGATGTAGACCTCCTAAAAGAAGAAGAGTGTAA
- the rpsD gene encoding 30S ribosomal protein S4, translating into MARYRGPREKIERRLDADLGLKGERRLNGKSALEKRPFAPGQHGQRRAKISEYGLQLREKQKAKFMYGVSEKQFRKYFKEAARREGNTGANLITFIEQRLDNVVFRMGFATTRAFARQITTHGHILVDGKKVDIPSYVVKPGQKVEIKEKSKTNPQIVRALELTNQTGMVDWVDVDKDKVFGIFTRIPTREEVVIPVEERLIVELYSK; encoded by the coding sequence ATGGCTAGATATAGAGGACCAAGAGAAAAGATTGAAAGAAGATTGGATGCAGACCTTGGATTAAAAGGTGAAAGAAGACTTAACGGAAAATCTGCATTAGAAAAAAGACCATTTGCTCCAGGACAACACGGACAAAGAAGAGCAAAAATCTCTGAGTATGGTTTACAACTAAGAGAAAAACAAAAAGCTAAATTTATGTATGGTGTTTCTGAAAAACAATTTAGAAAATACTTTAAAGAAGCTGCAAGAAGAGAAGGTAACACAGGGGCAAACCTTATTACTTTTATCGAGCAAAGATTAGACAACGTTGTATTTAGAATGGGATTTGCTACAACTAGAGCATTTGCTAGACAAATTACAACTCACGGTCACATTTTAGTAGATGGTAAAAAAGTTGATATTCCATCATACGTGGTAAAACCAGGTCAAAAAGTTGAAATTAAAGAAAAATCTAAAACTAACCCACAAATCGTAAGAGCTTTAGAGCTTACAAACCAAACTGGTATGGTTGACTGGGTTGATGTAGATAAAGATAAAGTATTTGGAATTTTTACAAGAATCCCAACAAGAGAAGAAGTTGTTATTCCAGTGGAAGAAAGATTAATTGTAGAGTTATATTCTAAATAA
- a CDS encoding DNA-directed RNA polymerase subunit alpha, with amino-acid sequence MKKFADTPFLPTEVEIEAISDNEAKISAYPFESGYAITLAHPLRRLLLSSSVGYAPIAVKIEGASHEFDSLRGMLEDIAIFIINLKNIKFKINGDEEQVIVEYSFDGPKEIKGEDLVNSDVEVVSPDVHLATINSDCNLTFSVIIQRGIGYMPSEDIRDMVSTDYIPLDAFFTPVKKVVYNIEKMLVEDNPNFEKAVFTVQTNGQITPVAAFKEAVSIMYSQMSVFNKVFDLSEVTVNDSGEEPVELKDLIVKIDDLNLSARSFNSLDRAGLKFLGELVLMSEVEVKNIKNLGKKSFDEIAEKLDSLGFPIENTLPENVASALRRKLEQLKA; translated from the coding sequence ATGAAAAAATTTGCAGATACACCATTTTTACCAACAGAGGTTGAGATAGAAGCTATCAGTGACAATGAAGCTAAAATATCAGCATATCCATTTGAGAGTGGTTACGCTATCACATTAGCGCACCCATTAAGAAGACTTTTATTAAGTTCTTCAGTTGGGTATGCTCCTATTGCAGTAAAAATTGAAGGTGCTTCTCACGAGTTTGACTCGTTAAGAGGAATGCTTGAAGATATAGCTATTTTTATAATTAATCTTAAAAACATTAAGTTTAAAATTAATGGTGATGAAGAACAAGTTATTGTTGAATACTCTTTTGATGGTCCAAAAGAGATTAAAGGTGAAGATTTGGTAAACTCTGATGTAGAAGTTGTAAGTCCAGATGTTCACTTAGCAACAATTAACTCTGACTGTAACTTAACATTCTCTGTTATTATCCAAAGAGGTATTGGTTATATGCCATCTGAAGATATTAGAGATATGGTAAGTACAGACTATATTCCACTTGACGCTTTCTTTACTCCTGTAAAAAAAGTTGTTTATAATATAGAAAAAATGTTAGTTGAAGATAATCCTAACTTTGAAAAAGCTGTATTTACAGTACAAACAAATGGACAAATTACTCCAGTTGCTGCATTTAAAGAAGCAGTATCAATTATGTACTCACAAATGTCAGTATTTAACAAAGTATTTGATTTATCTGAAGTTACAGTTAATGATTCTGGTGAAGAGCCAGTTGAATTAAAAGATTTAATTGTAAAAATTGACGATTTAAACCTAAGTGCTAGAAGTTTCAATTCTTTAGATAGAGCTGGACTAAAATTCCTTGGTGAATTAGTACTTATGAGTGAAGTAGAAGTTAAGAATATTAAAAATTTAGGAAAAAAATCTTTTGATGAGATCGCAGAGAAATTAGACTCTTTAGGTTTCCCAATTGAGAATACACTTCCTGAAAATGTTGCTTCAGCTTTAAGAAGAAAGCTAGAGCAATTAAAAGCATAA
- the rplQ gene encoding 50S ribosomal protein L17 has product MRHKHGYRKLNRTSSHRKALLKNLAIALIEREKIETTVPKAKELKRYIERLVTTARNADLNTHRAVFALLQDKESTKKLINEVAPKYLERNGGYTSIVKTRIRRGDATPMAFISFV; this is encoded by the coding sequence ATGAGACATAAGCACGGATATAGAAAATTAAACAGAACTTCTTCTCATAGAAAAGCGTTACTAAAGAATTTAGCTATCGCTTTAATTGAAAGAGAGAAGATAGAAACAACTGTTCCAAAAGCAAAAGAGTTAAAAAGATATATTGAGAGATTAGTTACAACTGCAAGAAATGCAGATCTTAACACTCACAGAGCTGTATTTGCTTTATTACAAGATAAAGAATCTACAAAAAAACTTATTAACGAAGTTGCTCCAAAATATTTGGAGAGAAATGGTGGTTACACTTCTATTGTTAAAACAAGAATTAGAAGAGGTGACGCAACACCTATGGCATTTATCTCTTTTGTATAG
- the gatA gene encoding Asp-tRNA(Asn)/Glu-tRNA(Gln) amidotransferase subunit GatA, producing MITLKEALSLNGEEIKKLREDLTLKIKNSNIGAYVEQLTNCDITTSGEGIPIAIKDIINVKNWNITCCSNILKGYVSPYDATVIKNLRDAGLSPFGRANMDEFAMGSSTDTSCYGKTLNPNNPKKTAGGSSGGSAAAVASGIAVAALGTDTGGSVRQPAAYCGCVGMKPTYGRVSRYGVTAYSSSLDQVGPITQNVEDAAILYDIISGHDPMDSTSANVDYTPVAPNLNSNRKLKIAVIDNFVEQASDEIKQGFAKAVKAFEEAGHEIVHKNMLDTDKILSSYYIVATAEASANLSRFDGVRYGNRKGEGGLKDMYTQTKSQGFGDEVQKRIMLGSFVLSSGYYDAYYIKAQKVRHLIKDEYEQIFKDADLILSPVAPTTAPEFGSFKTSLEMYLSDIYTISVNLAGLPAISLPVDRDSEGMPIGLQLIGKAYNEQTLFDGALALEKAVNYK from the coding sequence TTGATAACTCTAAAAGAAGCACTAAGTTTAAACGGTGAAGAAATAAAAAAACTAAGAGAAGATTTGACCTTAAAAATCAAAAACAGTAACATCGGTGCTTACGTAGAACAATTAACTAACTGTGATATTACAACTTCAGGTGAAGGTATTCCAATAGCTATTAAAGATATTATCAATGTTAAAAATTGGAACATTACTTGTTGTAGTAATATTTTAAAAGGTTACGTAAGTCCATACGATGCAACTGTTATTAAAAATCTTAGAGATGCAGGACTTAGCCCTTTTGGTAGAGCAAATATGGATGAGTTTGCTATGGGAAGTAGTACAGATACTTCTTGTTATGGTAAAACTTTAAATCCAAATAATCCTAAGAAAACAGCTGGTGGAAGTAGTGGTGGAAGTGCAGCAGCAGTAGCTTCAGGTATTGCAGTCGCAGCACTTGGAACTGATACTGGAGGTTCTGTTAGACAACCAGCAGCATATTGCGGATGTGTTGGTATGAAACCAACATATGGAAGAGTGTCAAGATATGGAGTAACAGCTTACTCTTCATCTCTTGATCAAGTGGGACCTATAACTCAAAATGTAGAAGATGCGGCAATTTTATACGATATTATCTCTGGGCATGACCCAATGGATTCAACTTCTGCAAATGTTGATTATACTCCTGTAGCTCCTAACTTAAACAGCAATAGAAAACTAAAAATTGCAGTTATTGATAACTTTGTTGAACAAGCAAGTGATGAGATAAAACAAGGTTTTGCAAAAGCAGTTAAAGCTTTTGAAGAAGCTGGGCATGAGATTGTTCACAAAAATATGCTTGATACTGATAAGATTCTTTCATCTTATTACATTGTTGCAACTGCAGAGGCTAGTGCAAATCTATCTAGGTTTGATGGTGTACGATATGGAAATAGAAAAGGTGAGGGTGGACTTAAAGATATGTATACTCAAACAAAATCTCAAGGTTTTGGTGACGAGGTACAAAAAAGAATCATGTTAGGTTCTTTTGTTTTAAGTTCAGGATATTATGACGCTTATTATATTAAAGCACAAAAAGTAAGACACTTAATAAAAGATGAGTATGAACAAATTTTTAAAGATGCAGATTTAATCCTTTCTCCAGTTGCACCAACAACTGCTCCTGAGTTTGGAAGTTTTAAAACTTCATTGGAGATGTATTTAAGTGATATTTATACAATCTCAGTAAATCTAGCTGGTCTTCCAGCAATCTCACTTCCTGTTGATAGAGACAGTGAGGGTATGCCAATAGGTTTACAATTAATTGGAAAAGCTTACAATGAGCAAACTCTATTTGATGGTGCTTTAGCATTAGAAAAAGCTGTTAATTACAAATAA
- the guaB gene encoding IMP dehydrogenase, with protein sequence MKIRKRALTFEDVLLVPAKSEVLPKEVCLKSKLTKNISLNIPFVSAAMDTVTEYQAAIAMARLGGIGIIHKNMDIESQVLQCKKVKKSESGMIIDPVTIKKTQTLQDAEDIMASYKISGVPVVDDNNILLGILTNRDMRFTKDYSQLVQDKMTLMPLVTGKEGTTLDEAADIMHQNKFEKLPIVDKNNKLIGLITIKDINKKREYPNANKDEFGRLRVGAAIGVGQLDRARALVEVGVDVLVLDSAHGHSKGILDTVKAIKKELKVDIIAGNVATAEATADLIACGADAVKVGIGPGSICTTRIVAGVGVPQISAIDECAAEGAKHGVPIIADGGIKFSGDVAKALAVGASAVMMGSALAGTEESPGEVILSHGRKFKTYRGMGSIGAMTKGSTDRYFQEGTAADKLVPEGIEGMVPYRGAIGDIIHQFVGGLRSSMGYLGSKDILTFQQRAEFVEITSAGLKESHVHDVTITNEAPNYHI encoded by the coding sequence ATGAAAATTAGAAAAAGAGCATTGACATTTGAAGATGTTTTATTGGTTCCTGCAAAATCAGAAGTTTTACCTAAAGAGGTATGTTTAAAATCAAAATTAACAAAAAATATTTCACTTAATATTCCTTTTGTAAGTGCAGCTATGGATACAGTTACTGAGTATCAAGCGGCAATTGCAATGGCTAGACTTGGTGGTATTGGTATTATTCATAAAAATATGGATATTGAGTCACAAGTACTACAATGTAAAAAAGTTAAAAAAAGTGAATCTGGAATGATTATAGATCCAGTTACAATTAAAAAGACTCAAACTCTACAAGATGCAGAGGATATTATGGCATCTTATAAAATCTCTGGAGTTCCAGTTGTAGATGATAATAATATTTTATTAGGAATTCTAACAAATAGAGATATGAGATTTACTAAAGATTACTCTCAATTAGTACAAGACAAAATGACTCTTATGCCACTTGTTACTGGAAAAGAGGGAACAACACTTGATGAAGCTGCTGATATTATGCACCAAAATAAATTTGAAAAATTACCAATTGTTGATAAAAACAATAAACTAATTGGTCTTATTACAATCAAAGATATAAACAAAAAAAGAGAATATCCAAATGCAAATAAAGATGAGTTTGGAAGACTTAGAGTTGGAGCAGCAATTGGTGTAGGACAACTAGATAGAGCAAGAGCTTTAGTAGAAGTTGGAGTTGATGTTTTAGTTTTAGATTCAGCTCATGGACACTCAAAAGGTATTTTAGATACAGTAAAAGCAATTAAAAAAGAACTAAAAGTTGATATTATTGCAGGAAATGTTGCAACAGCTGAAGCTACAGCTGATTTAATAGCTTGTGGAGCAGATGCTGTTAAAGTTGGAATTGGACCTGGATCTATTTGTACAACAAGAATTGTTGCAGGTGTTGGTGTCCCTCAAATATCTGCAATTGATGAGTGTGCGGCAGAGGGTGCTAAACATGGAGTTCCAATTATTGCTGATGGGGGTATTAAGTTTTCTGGTGATGTTGCAAAAGCTTTAGCAGTTGGTGCAAGTGCCGTTATGATGGGAAGTGCTTTGGCTGGAACAGAAGAGTCTCCAGGTGAAGTTATTTTATCTCATGGTAGAAAATTTAAAACATATAGAGGAATGGGTTCAATTGGAGCTATGACAAAAGGAAGTACAGATAGATATTTCCAAGAGGGAACAGCTGCAGATAAACTTGTACCTGAAGGTATTGAAGGAATGGTTCCATATAGAGGAGCTATTGGGGATATTATCCACCAATTTGTTGGAGGATTAAGAAGCTCAATGGGATACTTAGGAAGTAAAGATATCTTAACATTCCAACAAAGAGCAGAGTTTGTAGAGATTACGAGTGCGGGGCTTAAAGAGAGTCATGTGCATGATGTTACCATCACAAATGAAGCTCCTAATTACCACATCTAG